A section of the Malus sylvestris chromosome 17, drMalSylv7.2, whole genome shotgun sequence genome encodes:
- the LOC126611762 gene encoding glycine-rich cell wall structural protein-like produces the protein MFMKKKMNRFLPLQLLALVLIFSSVATQVVPQDHETKVNAEEKTVDDCIHYDGLGRRGRCASAAYPKTEEAILETQDIDNHHHGNHGGGIGYGGGGGGGGGGGGGGGGGYGGGQGGGQGGGGGSQGGGQSGGKGGSGGQGGGKGGGGQGGGGQGGGGEGGGYGGGGQGEGGKGSGQGGGQGGEYGGGGKGSGGQGQGGGGSSHGGGKGGGGGGGGSGGQEGGQGSEQGGEKGGGGGDQGGGGGGYGGGGQGGRGKDSGGSGEQSSGQGGGKGGGGGDQSGGQGGGKGGGGQGGGGQEGGGGGQGGGKGGGQGGGQGGEYGGGGKGGGGQGQGGGGSGHGGGKGGGGGGQGSGGSGGQGGGQGGGYGGGSGGQGGGQGGGYGGGSGHAGAKGGGGQGQGGGKGGGGGGQGGGQGGGGGGGGGGGQGGGYGGGSGHGVGKGGGGDGQVGGGYGGGNRVGGADDSGSGGIIHGNSGY, from the exons AtgtttatgaagaaaaaaatgaatagaTTTCTGCCCCTACAGCTGCTTGCGCTCGTTCTCATTTTTTCTTCTGTGGCCACTCAAGTAGTGCCTCAGGATCATGAGACCAAAG TGAATGCGGAAGAGAAGACGGTAGACGATTGCATTCACTACGACGGCCTCGGTCGACGTGGTAGGTGTGCCAGCGCTGCTTACCCCAAAACTGAAGAAGCCATACTAGAAACAC AGGACATTGACAATCACCACCATGGGAATCATGGTGGTGGTATTGGATATGGAGGTGGCGGAGGGggcggaggaggtggaggaggtggaggaggaggtggataCGGTGGTGGACAAGGAGGTGGTCAAGGCGGAGGTGGAGGAAGTCAAGGTGGTGGACAGAGTGGCGGAAAAGGAGGCAGTGGTGGCCAAGGTGGTGGTAAAGGAGGAGGTGGCCAAGGTGGGGGCGggcaaggaggaggaggagagggaggggGATATGGTGGAGGTGGTCAAGGTGAAGGTGGAAAAGGCAGTGGACAAGGAGGTGGTCAAGGTGGTGAATACGGTGGTGGCGGTAAGGGTAGTGGTGGTCAAGGACAAGGAGGTGGTGGTAGCAGCCATGGAGGTGGgaaaggtggaggtggaggcgGAGGTGGAAGTGGTGGGCAAGAAGGTGGCCAAGGCAGTGAACAAGGTGGCGAAAAAGGAGGAGGCGGTGGtgaccaaggaggaggaggtggtggaTATGGTGGAGGTGGTCAAGGTGGCCGTGGAAAAGATAGTGGTGGAAGTGGCGAACAAAGTAGTGGTCAAGGTGGTGGAAAAGGAGGAGGCGGAGGTGATCAAAGCGGTGGGCAAGGTGGCGGTAAAGGAGGAGGTGGTCAAGGTGGTGGCGGacaagaaggaggaggaggtggacaAGGGGGTGGAAAAGGCGGTGGACAAGGAGGTGGTCAAGGCGGCGAATATGGTGGTGGCGGTAAGGGTGGTGGTGGTCAAGGACAAGGAGGAGGTGGCAGTGGCCATGGAGGTGGAAAAGGTGGAGGCGGAGGTGGTCAAGGCAGTGGTGGAAGTGGTGGACAAGGAGGTGGTCAAGGCGGTGGATatggtggtggtagtggtggaCAAGGAGGTGGTCAAGGCGGTGGATATGGTGGTGGTAGTGGACATGCAGGTGCTAAGGGCGGCGGTGGTCAAGGACAAGGAGGTGGTAAAGGTGGAGGCGGAGGTGGTCAAGGTGGTGGAcaaggaggaggtggaggaggtggaggaggaggtggtCAAGGCGGTGGATATGGTGGTGGTAGTGGACATGGAGTTGGTAAGGGTGGTGGCGGTGATGGACAAGTTGGTGGTGGATATGGTGGTGGCAATCGTGTAGGTGGTGCAGATGATAGTGGCAGCGGCGGCATCATTCACGGTAACAGTGGTTATTAA